CCCGGCCCGCCGTCATGGTGTCCACGAGCACCCCTTTCTCCAGATGCAGCACGACGCGGGCCCGCTCCGCGGCCCGCGGGTCGTGGGTCACCATGAGGACGGTCTTGCCATACTCGCCGACGAGCCGGTCGAGCAGGTCGACGACCTCGTCGGCGGCCTTGCGGTCCAGGTCGCCGGTAGGCTCATCGCAGAGCAGGAAGGTCGGGTCGGCCACGATCGCGCGGGCAATGCCTACACGCTGCTCCTGCCCGCCCGAGAGTTGGCGCGGGTAGTGATGCATGCGGTCGCCGAGCCCGACCACGCCCAGGGCCGTCTCCACGTGGCGCCGGCGCTCGGCTTTCGACAGCCGGGTCAGCAGGAGCGGCA
Above is a genomic segment from Candidatus Methylomirabilota bacterium containing:
- a CDS encoding ABC transporter ATP-binding protein, which translates into the protein MVRIDGRGDGNCLIQARGLSKTYRRGSEEIHVLQGLNLDVDAGDFVAFMGPSGSGKTTLLNLLGGLDVPTSGSVTVAGDELTRMSARKLTAWRARHVGFVFQMYNLIPVLTAFQNVELPLLLTRLSKAERRRHVETALGVVGLGDRMHHYPRQLSGGQEQRVGIARAIVADPTFLLCDEPTGDLDRKAADEVVDLLDRLVGEYGKTVLMVTHDPRAAERARVVLHLEKGVLVDTMTAGRAR